The following coding sequences are from one Streptomyces angustmyceticus window:
- a CDS encoding SDR family oxidoreductase, producing the protein MTGQQEPAGQRELAGRVALVAGATRGAGRAMAVELGRAGALVYVTGRTTRERVSEVGRPTETIEQTAELVTAAGGTGIAVPTDHLDPAQVKALTERIDREQGRLDVLVNSVWGGDRLIEFDTRLWDLDLEKGLRMFRLGIDTHVITGHYALPLLIRRPGGLVVEVTDGTAAFNRTYRENLCFDLTKNAPHRIAFGLAAELKEHGGTAVSLTPGFLRSEEMLDHFGVTEETWRDAVAQEPHFAIAESPALIARGVRALAADPAKERWSGQSLSSGQLAKEYDYTDTDGSRPDCFAYFEDVVFGGKEATADAYR; encoded by the coding sequence GTGACGGGACAGCAGGAACCGGCGGGACAGCGGGAACTGGCGGGACGGGTGGCGCTGGTCGCCGGGGCGACCCGCGGGGCCGGCCGTGCGATGGCCGTCGAACTGGGGCGGGCCGGCGCCCTGGTGTATGTGACGGGACGGACGACCCGCGAGCGGGTCAGCGAGGTCGGCCGGCCCACGGAGACGATCGAGCAGACCGCGGAACTGGTGACCGCGGCGGGCGGCACCGGCATCGCCGTACCGACCGACCACCTGGACCCGGCGCAGGTCAAGGCGCTGACCGAGCGCATCGACCGGGAACAGGGGCGGCTGGACGTACTGGTCAACAGCGTCTGGGGCGGCGACCGGCTGATCGAGTTCGACACCCGGCTGTGGGACCTCGACCTCGAAAAGGGTCTGCGGATGTTCCGCCTGGGCATCGACACGCACGTCATCACCGGCCACTACGCCCTGCCGCTGCTCATCAGGCGGCCCGGCGGGCTGGTCGTCGAGGTCACCGACGGCACCGCCGCCTTCAACCGCACCTACCGCGAGAACCTCTGCTTCGACCTCACCAAGAACGCACCCCACCGCATCGCCTTCGGACTCGCCGCCGAGCTGAAGGAACACGGCGGCACGGCGGTCTCCCTCACCCCCGGCTTCCTGCGGTCCGAGGAGATGCTCGACCATTTCGGCGTGACCGAGGAGACCTGGCGCGACGCGGTCGCCCAGGAGCCGCACTTCGCCATCGCCGAATCGCCCGCCCTGATCGCCCGCGGCGTACGGGCCCTGGCCGCCGACCCCGCCAAGGAACGCTGGAGCGGCCAGTCGCTCTCCAGCGGGCAGCTGGCGAAGGAGTACGACTACACCGACACGGACGGCTCGCGGCCCGACTGCTTCGCGTACTTCGAGGACGTCGTCTTCGGCGGGAAGGAGGCGACGGCGGACGCCTACCGGTGA
- a CDS encoding TIGR01777 family oxidoreductase, whose protein sequence is MRIAITGSTGLIGTALVRSLRAEGHDVVRLVRRAPSAADEVRWDPRSQEVDTAGLAGCGAVVHLAGAGVGDHRWTAAYKQELRDSRVLGTRALASALAAMDAPPGVLVCGSAIGYYGDTGDRRTDESAPAGRGFLPELCVAWEDAAKPAQDAGIRTVFARTGLVVARSGGAWGRLFPLFRLGLGGRLGDGSQYWSFISLADHISALRHLLDTGELTGPVNLTAPEPVTNREVTAVMGHVLRRPTLFTVPAPVLRAALGEFAGDVLGSQRIVPQRLLESGFTFAHPRIIEAVRAA, encoded by the coding sequence ATGCGGATCGCGATCACCGGCTCGACCGGACTCATCGGCACGGCGCTCGTACGCTCCCTGCGCGCGGAGGGCCATGACGTCGTCCGGCTCGTACGGCGCGCGCCCTCGGCCGCCGACGAGGTGCGCTGGGACCCCAGGTCGCAGGAGGTCGACACCGCCGGGCTGGCCGGCTGCGGGGCGGTCGTCCACCTGGCCGGGGCCGGGGTCGGCGACCACCGGTGGACGGCGGCCTACAAGCAGGAGCTGCGCGACAGCCGGGTCCTGGGCACCCGGGCCCTGGCCTCGGCGCTCGCCGCCATGGACGCCCCGCCGGGGGTCCTGGTGTGCGGCAGCGCGATCGGCTACTACGGCGACACCGGCGACCGGCGGACGGACGAGAGCGCGCCGGCCGGCCGCGGTTTCCTGCCGGAGCTCTGTGTGGCCTGGGAGGACGCGGCGAAGCCCGCCCAGGACGCGGGCATCCGTACCGTCTTCGCCCGCACCGGGCTGGTCGTGGCGCGTTCGGGCGGCGCCTGGGGCCGGCTCTTCCCGCTCTTCCGGCTCGGCCTGGGCGGCCGGCTCGGCGACGGCAGCCAGTACTGGAGCTTCATCTCCCTGGCGGACCACATCAGCGCGCTGCGCCACCTCCTCGACACCGGGGAGCTGACCGGGCCGGTCAATCTGACGGCCCCGGAGCCGGTCACCAACCGCGAGGTCACCGCGGTGATGGGCCATGTCCTTCGCCGCCCCACGCTGTTCACCGTGCCGGCCCCGGTCCTGCGCGCGGCCCTGGGCGAGTTCGCGGGCGATGTGCTGGGCAGCCAGCGGATCGTGCCGCAGCGGCTGCTGGAATCCGGCTTCACGTTCGCCCATCCGCGCATCATCGAGGCGGTCCGGGCCGCGTAG
- a CDS encoding regulator: MTERPPHHTPNRQLAALIAEAGFSNAGLARRVDQLGIEHGLDLRYDKTSVTRWLRGQQPRGTTPALIAEVFTRRLGRRLSAQDLGLDACAPVYAGLEFAASPSEAVDIVSGLWRKDSGSHAELRKIAFTPAGLVVPSRDWLIGRADERVARGEPAPAEAAGRVPAQGRTTVPRQRRTDRVDRTQGSKVTSGDIAALRSVGELFRALDHAYGGGHARQALVRYLEHEAEPMLRGSYGEATGRRLFAAAADLTRLAGWTSYDIAAHGLAQRYFVQALRLAQAAGDRAYGSYVLVTMSRQAVYLGHGREAVQLARVAQQGIGSSAPPAVQALLHSAEARGHGVLGEIRACTTALARAERALETVRPGDDTPYWARFFDEAQLADELAHCHRDLQQYRAASQHAERSLQLRAAGFARSRLFCRVVLATARLGLGELEQACTLGAEAALQASEMRSVRAHEYVREFERRLEPYRDAAPVRGYRERVAALG, from the coding sequence ATGACGGAACGACCCCCGCACCACACTCCCAACCGCCAGCTCGCCGCGCTCATCGCCGAGGCGGGCTTCTCGAACGCCGGGCTGGCCAGACGGGTGGATCAGCTCGGCATCGAGCACGGCCTCGACCTCCGCTACGACAAGACGTCGGTGACCCGCTGGCTGCGCGGCCAGCAGCCCCGGGGCACCACCCCCGCCCTGATCGCGGAGGTCTTCACCCGCCGGCTGGGGCGCCGGCTGTCCGCCCAGGACCTCGGCCTGGACGCCTGTGCGCCGGTGTACGCCGGCCTGGAATTCGCCGCGAGCCCCAGCGAGGCCGTGGACATCGTCAGCGGCCTGTGGCGCAAGGACTCCGGCAGCCACGCCGAGCTCCGCAAGATCGCCTTCACGCCGGCCGGGCTCGTGGTGCCCAGCCGCGACTGGCTGATCGGCCGCGCCGACGAACGGGTCGCCCGCGGTGAGCCGGCCCCCGCGGAGGCGGCGGGCCGGGTCCCCGCACAGGGCCGGACCACGGTTCCCCGGCAGCGCCGCACCGACCGCGTCGACCGCACCCAGGGCTCCAAGGTCACCTCCGGCGACATCGCGGCCCTGCGCTCGGTCGGCGAGCTGTTCCGGGCGCTGGACCACGCCTACGGCGGCGGCCACGCCCGGCAGGCCCTGGTGCGCTACCTGGAGCACGAGGCCGAGCCGATGCTCCGCGGCAGCTACGGCGAGGCCACCGGCCGCAGACTCTTCGCCGCCGCCGCCGATCTGACCCGGCTCGCGGGCTGGACCTCGTACGACATCGCGGCCCACGGGCTCGCCCAGCGCTACTTCGTCCAGGCCCTGCGGCTGGCCCAGGCCGCCGGGGACCGGGCGTACGGGTCCTACGTCCTGGTGACCATGAGCCGGCAGGCCGTCTACCTGGGGCACGGCAGGGAGGCCGTGCAGCTCGCCCGGGTCGCCCAGCAGGGCATCGGCAGCAGCGCGCCGCCCGCCGTGCAGGCGCTGCTGCACTCCGCCGAGGCCCGCGGCCACGGCGTCCTGGGCGAGATCCGGGCCTGCACGACGGCGCTGGCCCGCGCCGAACGCGCGCTGGAGACCGTCCGCCCCGGCGACGACACCCCCTACTGGGCGCGCTTCTTCGACGAAGCGCAGCTCGCCGACGAACTGGCGCACTGCCACCGCGACCTCCAGCAGTACCGCGCCGCCTCCCAGCACGCCGAGCGCTCCCTCCAGCTGCGTGCGGCCGGCTTCGCCCGCAGCAGGCTCTTCTGCCGGGTGGTGCTGGCCACCGCGCGGCTGGGCCTGGGCGAACTGGAGCAGGCCTGCACGCTGGGCGCCGAGGCCGCGCTCCAAGCGTCCGAGATGCGCTCCGTACGGGCCCACGAGTACGTCAGGGAGTTCGAGCGCCGCCTGGAGCCCTACCGGGACGCGGCGCCGGTGCGGGGCTACCGCGAACGGGTGGCGGCGCTGGGCTGA
- a CDS encoding NAD(P)/FAD-dependent oxidoreductase, protein MLRTASAVDVVIVGAGPAGLAAARHLTGAGVSVTVLEAAPRIGGRSATDRLDGFRLDRCGRPLAVSVAELRRTPGLGDLTLRPFAPGLSVHNGQRTQRVSAPRSAKGALSAARALSRAGRRAERRTDRQSVRLTDRRALPSAERRTVRSADRRADAATAPSPGPHAPSADRPIRDALASRPAFPHRGHDAFLRPLLAALLCDPQLRGSSRGGAAALRAFAQGRLWLPAGGAAAVPELLAAALPPGTVRTSVRVTAVSTTGVSTAEHGPIPCRAVVVATGARDAAELLPGLRVPAFHPVAVLHHTAASCDGAPSRDTALVLPTDGAVAYSYAAGAIDPSRTPPGRSLVTTTVLGAAAALPPSVLDKTIRPQLDRIYAAHTDDWQLLTAHHDPYAVPAMPAPHDPERTVRVLSGLYVCGDHRDTSTLQGALNSGRRAARALLQDFGLPAFTTEPDTLPTAA, encoded by the coding sequence GTGCTGCGCACCGCATCGGCCGTGGACGTCGTCATCGTGGGGGCCGGTCCGGCCGGGCTGGCCGCCGCCCGGCATCTGACCGGCGCCGGAGTGTCCGTCACCGTCCTGGAGGCCGCGCCACGGATCGGCGGCCGGTCCGCCACCGACCGCCTCGACGGGTTCCGGCTGGACCGCTGCGGCCGGCCGCTGGCGGTCTCCGTCGCCGAGCTGCGCCGGACGCCGGGCCTCGGCGATCTGACGCTCCGCCCGTTCGCGCCCGGCCTGAGCGTCCACAACGGGCAGCGGACGCAGCGCGTCAGCGCGCCCCGCAGTGCGAAAGGCGCGCTGTCCGCGGCGCGCGCCCTCTCGCGGGCCGGCCGCCGCGCGGAACGCCGGACGGACCGTCAGTCCGTGCGCCTCACCGACCGGCGGGCCCTGCCGTCCGCGGAGCGCCGCACGGTCCGCAGTGCCGACCGCCGCGCCGACGCCGCCACCGCGCCGTCCCCGGGGCCGCACGCCCCGTCCGCCGACCGTCCGATCCGCGACGCCCTGGCGAGCCGCCCCGCCTTCCCGCACCGCGGCCACGACGCGTTCCTGCGGCCGCTGCTGGCGGCGCTGCTGTGCGACCCCCAGCTGCGCGGTTCCAGCCGGGGCGGGGCGGCGGCCCTTCGCGCCTTCGCACAGGGCCGGTTGTGGCTGCCGGCCGGCGGCGCCGCGGCCGTCCCCGAGCTGCTCGCCGCCGCGCTGCCGCCCGGCACGGTCCGTACGTCCGTGCGGGTCACGGCCGTCTCCACCACCGGTGTCAGCACCGCGGAGCACGGCCCCATCCCCTGCCGGGCGGTGGTGGTGGCCACCGGCGCGCGCGATGCGGCCGAGCTGCTGCCGGGGCTGCGGGTGCCCGCGTTCCATCCGGTCGCCGTCCTGCACCACACCGCGGCGTCCTGCGACGGCGCGCCGTCCCGCGACACGGCCCTGGTCCTGCCGACGGACGGCGCCGTCGCCTACAGCTACGCCGCCGGCGCCATCGACCCGTCCCGGACCCCGCCGGGCCGGTCCCTGGTCACCACGACCGTGCTCGGCGCCGCGGCGGCGCTGCCGCCGTCCGTGCTCGACAAGACGATCCGCCCCCAGCTCGACCGGATCTACGCCGCGCACACCGACGACTGGCAGCTGCTGACCGCCCATCACGACCCGTACGCGGTTCCCGCGATGCCGGCGCCGCACGACCCGGAGCGCACGGTGCGGGTGCTCTCCGGGCTCTATGTGTGCGGCGACCACCGGGACACCAGCACGCTCCAGGGCGCGCTGAACTCGGGCCGCCGCGCCGCCCGCGCGCTCCTCCAGGACTTCGGCCTGCCGGCCTTCACCACGGAACCGGACACCCTGCCCACGGCGGCCTGA
- a CDS encoding DUF4240 domain-containing protein: MDETEFWELIDGSREAAEGDPEEQADALVERLLGLDPDAVVDFARHFEARYNRAYSWDLWAAASVLLGGASDDAFDYFRCWLIGQGREVFEGALHDPDQLAELLDDFDERVDGDAEELGYAADEAYEQMTGGVMPDLELPPPPREPLGSYLDFDDERTMAERFPTLWDRFRP, encoded by the coding sequence ATGGACGAGACGGAGTTCTGGGAGCTGATCGACGGTTCCCGCGAGGCCGCCGAGGGCGACCCCGAGGAGCAGGCCGACGCGCTGGTCGAGCGGCTCCTCGGGCTCGACCCGGATGCCGTCGTGGACTTCGCCCGCCACTTCGAGGCCCGCTACAACCGGGCCTACTCCTGGGACCTGTGGGCCGCGGCCTCCGTGCTGCTGGGCGGCGCGAGCGACGACGCCTTCGACTACTTCCGCTGCTGGCTGATCGGGCAGGGCCGGGAGGTCTTCGAGGGCGCGCTGCACGACCCGGACCAGCTCGCCGAGCTGCTCGACGACTTCGACGAGCGGGTCGACGGCGACGCCGAGGAGCTGGGCTACGCGGCCGACGAGGCGTACGAGCAGATGACCGGCGGGGTGATGCCGGATCTGGAACTGCCCCCGCCGCCGCGCGAACCGCTCGGCAGCTACCTCGACTTCGACGACGAGCGGACCATGGCGGAGCGCTTCCCCACCCTCTGGGACCGTTTCAGGCCGTAG
- the lipB gene encoding lipoyl(octanoyl) transferase LipB, which yields MGFGADAVEYQTAWQEQRRVHAARFADEAPDTCLLLEHQAVYTAGRRTTDDERPLDGTPVVDVDRGGKITWHGPGQLVGYPIQKLPRPVDVVAHVRRLEEALIRVCAEFGVEGTRIEGRSGVWVLGDPVEQRAALGGLNLDFDPRVADELFDPRLSGPEYAPSNAGQRREDRKLAAIGIRVAKGVTMHGFALNVNPDNTSFDKIVPCGIRDAGVASLAGELGREITIAEVLPVAEKHLRDVLEGAELLPRAV from the coding sequence ATGGGCTTCGGCGCCGACGCCGTCGAGTACCAAACCGCCTGGCAGGAGCAGCGCCGGGTGCACGCCGCCCGGTTCGCCGACGAGGCACCCGACACCTGCCTGCTGCTGGAGCACCAGGCCGTCTACACCGCGGGCCGGCGTACGACCGACGACGAGCGCCCGCTGGACGGGACCCCGGTCGTCGACGTCGACCGCGGCGGCAAGATCACCTGGCACGGGCCCGGCCAGCTGGTGGGCTACCCCATCCAGAAGCTGCCGCGTCCGGTTGACGTCGTGGCCCATGTCCGACGGCTCGAAGAGGCGCTGATCCGGGTCTGCGCCGAGTTCGGCGTCGAGGGCACCCGGATCGAGGGCCGCAGCGGCGTGTGGGTGCTGGGCGACCCGGTCGAGCAGCGGGCGGCCCTGGGCGGGCTGAACCTCGACTTCGACCCGCGGGTGGCGGACGAGCTGTTCGACCCGCGGCTCAGCGGTCCGGAGTACGCGCCGTCCAACGCCGGCCAGCGCCGCGAGGACCGCAAGCTCGCCGCGATCGGCATCCGGGTCGCCAAGGGCGTGACGATGCACGGCTTCGCACTGAACGTGAACCCGGACAACACCTCGTTCGACAAGATCGTGCCGTGCGGCATCCGGGACGCCGGCGTCGCCTCGCTGGCGGGCGAGCTGGGCCGCGAGATCACCATCGCCGAGGTCCTGCCCGTCGCCGAGAAGCACCTGCGGGACGTCCTGGAGGGCGCCGAACTGCTCCCCCGCGCGGTCTGA
- the lipA gene encoding lipoyl synthase has protein sequence MSAVAPDGRKMLRLEVRNSQTPIERKPEWIKTRAKMGPEYNHLQGLVKSEGLHTVCQEAGCPNIFECWEDREATFLIGGDQCTRRCDFCQIDTGKPQELDRDEPRRVAESVQTMGLKYATITGVARDDLDDGGAWLYAETVRQIHAAMPDTGVELLIPDFNAVPEQLAEVFSSRPQVLAHNVETVPRIFKRIRPGFRYERSLEVISKSREAGLVTKSNLILGMGEEREEISQALHDLYDAGCELITITQYLRPSVRHHPIERWVKPAEFVELQEEAEEIGYAGVMSGPLVRSSYRAGRLYQQAMERREAEASSQAV, from the coding sequence GTGTCCGCAGTCGCACCCGACGGACGCAAGATGCTCCGTCTGGAGGTCCGGAACAGCCAGACCCCCATCGAGCGCAAGCCCGAGTGGATCAAGACCCGGGCGAAGATGGGGCCCGAGTACAACCACCTCCAGGGCCTGGTCAAGAGCGAGGGTCTGCACACGGTCTGCCAGGAGGCGGGCTGTCCCAACATCTTCGAGTGCTGGGAGGACCGCGAGGCGACCTTCCTCATCGGCGGCGACCAGTGCACCCGCCGCTGCGACTTCTGCCAGATCGACACCGGCAAGCCGCAGGAGCTGGACCGCGACGAGCCCCGCCGGGTCGCCGAGTCCGTGCAGACCATGGGCCTGAAGTACGCCACGATCACCGGCGTCGCCCGCGACGACCTGGACGACGGCGGCGCCTGGCTCTACGCCGAGACCGTCCGGCAGATCCACGCCGCGATGCCGGACACCGGCGTCGAGCTGCTGATCCCCGACTTCAACGCGGTCCCCGAGCAGCTGGCCGAGGTCTTCTCGTCGCGGCCCCAGGTCCTCGCGCACAACGTCGAGACCGTCCCGCGCATCTTCAAGCGGATCCGCCCCGGCTTCCGTTACGAGCGCTCGCTGGAGGTCATCTCCAAGTCCCGCGAGGCCGGTCTGGTCACCAAGTCCAACCTCATCCTGGGCATGGGCGAGGAGCGCGAGGAGATCAGCCAGGCGCTGCACGACCTGTACGACGCGGGCTGCGAGCTGATCACGATCACCCAGTACCTGCGCCCCTCCGTGCGCCACCACCCGATCGAGCGCTGGGTCAAGCCCGCCGAGTTCGTGGAGCTCCAGGAGGAGGCCGAGGAGATCGGCTACGCCGGCGTGATGTCCGGCCCGCTGGTCCGCTCCTCCTACCGCGCCGGCCGCCTCTACCAGCAGGCCATGGAGCGGCGCGAGGCCGAGGCGTCCAGTCAGGCGGTTTGA
- a CDS encoding helix-turn-helix transcriptional regulator, with protein sequence MRAARLIKLVLLLQGRPSMTAAALARELEVSERTIARDVLSLSEAEVPVYADRGRAGGYRLIGGYRTRLTGLGRSEAEALFLSGVPSALREMGLADAASAARLKVSAALLPELRDAATGAAQRFHLDAPGWYQEPETPALLPEIADAVWDDRRITARYLRKDTEVERELEPYGLVLKAGVWYLAARVQSDYRVYRVDRFTAVTPTESDTTAESETASGGDTATGAAGPHFRRDGSFDLPGFWGERAAQFARSILREEVVLRLTPRGALQLPYVTERAAAQEALARARTAGGPDVEGRLTVTLAVESAEVAFAQLLGLGPEGEILAPSGLRERFASAARRTAALYAETDGPPNGPDAVNAPDTPNAPDTANPPDPDEP encoded by the coding sequence ATGCGCGCTGCCCGCCTGATCAAATTGGTGCTGCTGCTCCAGGGCCGACCGTCGATGACGGCCGCCGCACTGGCGCGGGAGCTGGAGGTGTCCGAGCGGACCATCGCCCGGGACGTGCTCTCGCTCTCCGAGGCGGAGGTGCCCGTCTACGCCGACCGCGGCCGGGCCGGCGGCTACCGCCTCATCGGCGGCTACCGCACCCGCCTCACCGGCCTCGGCCGCAGCGAGGCGGAGGCCCTCTTCCTGTCCGGCGTGCCCTCCGCCCTGCGCGAGATGGGCCTGGCGGACGCCGCCTCCGCCGCCCGCCTGAAGGTCTCCGCCGCCCTGCTCCCCGAGCTGCGGGACGCCGCGACGGGCGCCGCCCAGCGTTTCCACCTCGACGCGCCCGGCTGGTATCAGGAGCCCGAGACACCCGCCCTCCTGCCGGAGATCGCGGACGCGGTCTGGGACGACCGCCGGATCACCGCCCGCTACCTCCGCAAGGACACCGAGGTGGAGCGGGAGTTGGAGCCGTACGGCCTGGTGCTGAAGGCGGGCGTCTGGTACCTGGCGGCGCGGGTCCAGAGCGACTACCGCGTGTACCGCGTCGACCGGTTCACCGCGGTGACGCCCACGGAAAGCGACACGACTGCCGAGAGCGAGACGGCTTCCGGCGGCGACACGGCCACCGGCGCCGCCGGCCCGCACTTCCGCCGCGACGGTTCCTTCGACCTCCCGGGGTTCTGGGGGGAGCGGGCGGCCCAGTTCGCCCGGTCGATCCTGCGCGAGGAGGTGGTGCTGCGGCTCACCCCGCGCGGCGCCCTCCAGCTGCCGTACGTCACCGAACGCGCCGCGGCCCAGGAGGCGCTCGCGCGGGCGCGGACCGCGGGCGGCCCCGACGTGGAGGGCCGGCTGACCGTGACCCTGGCCGTGGAGTCCGCCGAGGTCGCCTTCGCCCAGTTGCTGGGGCTCGGCCCGGAGGGCGAGATCCTCGCGCCCTCCGGGCTGCGTGAGCGCTTCGCGTCGGCGGCCCGCAGAACGGCCGCCCTGTACGCGGAGACGGACGGGCCGCCCAACGGACCGGACGCGGTGAACGCACCGGACACGCCGAACGCGCCGGACACGGCGAACCCGCCGGACCCGGACGAGCCATGA
- a CDS encoding SCO2195 family GlnR-regulated protein yields the protein MQAAPLRANPALPIPSVTGALRAVEAVLMRGGQRTARRNAWTSVLEDRRRAKDRHEAEFVLEAAATGRPHAT from the coding sequence ATGCAGGCCGCGCCGCTCCGCGCCAATCCCGCCCTCCCCATCCCTTCGGTCACCGGTGCACTGCGTGCCGTCGAGGCCGTCCTGATGCGCGGCGGACAGCGCACCGCCCGCCGTAACGCCTGGACATCGGTCCTGGAGGACCGCCGCCGCGCCAAGGACCGCCACGAAGCCGAGTTCGTACTGGAGGCCGCGGCGACCGGGCGCCCGCACGCCACGTAA